TTTGAGAGATTTAAAGATCAATAAATGTGGGTTTGCTGATGTTGATGAAGCTACATGTAGCATGTTAAGAGATGTTGAAGGGGTTACTTTCACGGTGCTCAAATCGGTTTTTTCTTATATAACTGCGACGATGCCGGAACCAAAATCGACCAACTGGTCTTTGGTGTCAAAGTTGGTGCACTCGAGATGCGTAACGTGCAAGGGACGAGGTTCGGAGACGAATGAATTGGAGAGAGTGAATGCATTGTTGTGCGGTCTAATTGGTTATAAAAGTAAGAAATGTGGTGATATGAGCAATGAGAATGCAGTGATTGAGTTGCAGAGACTTGAGACAAGCATTGAAGATGTTGAAGATGGAATTGAATGTGTGCTTAAGCTTTTGATTAAAACTAGAGTTTCTATTCTCAATATCCTCAGCCATTAATTGCTGAATATCATAGCAGATGGCATttacaaaaagggaaaaagaattcCCAGGGAAAAAGAATTCCCACAATTTCTTTTTTGGCCAAAAAATTCCCAAAATTTGATGTACATTCCTTGTATATATGCCTCAAAAATACATGTATAATACTAATCCTAAATATAAATACtacaatttttttgaacaaatctacattattttgttatgatatgaatatatgaatatgtcaaattttaaacaattttaatcaaaatcatgAAACCATGAATCATAAT
The sequence above is a segment of the Gossypium raimondii isolate GPD5lz chromosome 4, ASM2569854v1, whole genome shotgun sequence genome. Coding sequences within it:
- the LOC105779550 gene encoding uncharacterized protein LOC105779550 isoform X2, producing the protein MVADTTLLRAPERRIRLHAVENPRNSKQCFGNNSLQFFCPVSLICLQIYTAKEDTQQLQSSFRRRRSDDPIIANDAKAYLASRKKANKLINKSLRDLKINKCGFADVDEATCSMLRDVEGVTFTVLKSVFSYITATMPEPKSTNWSLVSKLVHSRCVTCKGRGSETNELERVNALLCGLIGYKSKKCGDMSNENAVIELQRLETSIEDVEDGIECVLKLLIKTRVSILNILSH
- the LOC105779550 gene encoding uncharacterized protein LOC105779550 isoform X1 — its product is MVADTTLLRAPERRIRLHAVENPRNSKQCFGNNCTQLDKLLIPSGFLSKICGFMIVLFPFSALQFFCPVSLICLQIYTAKEDTQQLQSSFRRRRSDDPIIANDAKAYLASRKKANKLINKSLRDLKINKCGFADVDEATCSMLRDVEGVTFTVLKSVFSYITATMPEPKSTNWSLVSKLVHSRCVTCKGRGSETNELERVNALLCGLIGYKSKKCGDMSNENAVIELQRLETSIEDVEDGIECVLKLLIKTRVSILNILSH